The following coding sequences are from one Verrucosispora sp. WMMD573 window:
- a CDS encoding tartrate dehydrogenase, producing the protein MSNQHRFRIAAIPADGVGREVVAAGRDVLDALEARSGGRFGFHWEEFPWGSDYYAEHGVMMPDDGLEKLRNFDAIYFGAVGWPTVADHISLWGLRLRICQGFDHWANVRPVNFLPGITSPLRKADTVELDWVVVRENTEGEYAGLGGRNLSARGAGGEVAVQSALFTEVGCERIMRFAFDLARTRTRKKVASVTKSNAQQYGMVLWDDTFRRVAADYPDVETESVLVDAMAAKFVLHPEDLSVVVASNLNADILSDLGSALAGSLGLAPSANLNPERRYPSMFEPVHGSAPDIAGMGICNPIGAIGSAAMMLTHLGLPDEAKKINAAIEATTAQGLLTRDIGGNASTKAVTEAIIKNLPD; encoded by the coding sequence ATGAGCAATCAGCACCGTTTCCGTATCGCCGCCATTCCCGCCGACGGTGTCGGTCGCGAGGTAGTCGCCGCTGGACGGGACGTCCTCGACGCGCTGGAAGCGCGCTCCGGTGGCCGTTTCGGATTCCACTGGGAGGAGTTCCCGTGGGGCTCGGACTACTATGCCGAGCATGGAGTCATGATGCCCGATGACGGTCTGGAAAAGTTGCGCAACTTCGACGCCATCTATTTCGGCGCCGTAGGGTGGCCCACCGTGGCTGACCACATCAGCCTGTGGGGTCTCCGCCTGCGCATCTGCCAAGGCTTCGATCATTGGGCGAATGTGCGGCCGGTGAACTTTCTGCCGGGCATCACCAGCCCGCTGCGCAAGGCCGACACCGTCGAACTCGATTGGGTCGTCGTACGCGAGAACACCGAGGGCGAATACGCCGGCCTTGGCGGACGCAACCTCTCCGCCCGCGGTGCGGGCGGAGAGGTTGCCGTCCAGTCTGCCCTGTTCACGGAGGTCGGGTGCGAACGGATCATGCGGTTCGCGTTCGATCTTGCCCGGACCAGGACCCGCAAGAAAGTGGCCAGCGTCACCAAGAGCAACGCACAGCAGTACGGCATGGTCCTCTGGGACGACACATTCCGGAGGGTTGCCGCCGATTATCCGGACGTCGAGACCGAGAGTGTTCTGGTGGATGCTATGGCGGCAAAGTTCGTCCTGCACCCCGAGGACCTCTCGGTGGTCGTCGCATCCAACCTGAATGCGGATATCCTCTCTGATCTCGGCAGCGCCTTGGCGGGCAGCCTCGGCCTCGCCCCGAGCGCCAACCTCAATCCCGAACGTCGGTATCCGAGCATGTTCGAGCCGGTGCACGGGTCCGCACCCGACATCGCTGGAATGGGAATCTGCAACCCCATCGGCGCCATCGGCAGCGCCGCCATGATGCTGACCCATCTCGGCCTGCCCGACGAGGCAAAGAAGATAAACGCCGCCATCGAGGCAACGACCGCGCAGGGTCTACTGACGCGGGATATTGGCGGCAACGCCAGCACCAAGGCCGTCACCGAGGCCATCATCAAGAATCTGCCGGACTGA
- a CDS encoding glycerate kinase, whose amino-acid sequence MAPDKFKGSLDATGVAQALRAGLQDVRPELDVGCRPMADGGDGTLAVLTAAGFERIPVTVDGPTGCTVQTSYAARDTTAVVELANTCGLSRLPDNVPAPLDASSYGLGQVVAAAVRNGCRDLVIGLGGSASTDGGAGLLQALGARLLDGDQREVRRGGRWLADVSSVDLDPARELLQGVSVTVAADVDNPLLGARGAAATYGPQKGADPAQVHHLEHALTRWATVVEQSTGTRLASSPSAGAAGGVGFAALALGASVRSGIELLLELTDFTPALATARLVITGEGQLDRQSLAGKAPVGVAAAARSAGVPVVAVAGQSTLDAAELAAAGFAGVYLLTSVEPDVHRCQSNAAELLTEIGRRIARDHLTG is encoded by the coding sequence GTGGCACCGGACAAGTTCAAGGGCTCCCTGGACGCGACAGGGGTCGCGCAGGCTCTACGAGCCGGGCTGCAGGACGTACGTCCGGAACTCGACGTCGGATGCCGGCCGATGGCCGACGGTGGGGATGGCACACTCGCGGTCCTGACTGCCGCCGGCTTCGAGCGGATCCCGGTCACGGTCGACGGGCCAACCGGCTGCACCGTGCAGACAAGCTACGCGGCCCGTGACACGACCGCGGTGGTCGAACTCGCCAACACATGCGGGCTCAGCCGGCTACCCGACAACGTTCCCGCGCCGTTGGACGCCTCGTCGTACGGGCTCGGGCAGGTCGTCGCCGCAGCGGTGCGCAACGGCTGCCGGGATCTCGTCATCGGTCTGGGGGGCAGCGCCAGCACCGACGGCGGCGCCGGCCTGCTCCAGGCACTGGGCGCCCGGCTGCTCGACGGCGATCAGCGGGAGGTCCGGCGCGGTGGTCGCTGGCTCGCCGACGTCTCCTCCGTCGACCTGGACCCGGCCCGCGAACTGCTCCAGGGCGTCTCCGTGACGGTGGCCGCCGACGTGGACAACCCGTTGCTCGGTGCCCGGGGCGCAGCCGCGACGTACGGTCCGCAGAAGGGTGCCGACCCCGCGCAGGTCCACCACCTCGAACACGCCCTGACCCGGTGGGCGACCGTGGTGGAGCAGAGCACCGGTACGCGACTGGCCTCGTCGCCCTCGGCCGGCGCCGCCGGTGGGGTCGGATTCGCCGCCCTGGCCCTCGGCGCGAGCGTCCGCTCGGGTATCGAACTTCTCCTGGAGTTGACCGACTTCACCCCGGCCCTGGCCACCGCACGGCTCGTGATCACCGGCGAGGGTCAGCTCGACCGGCAGAGCCTCGCCGGCAAGGCTCCCGTCGGGGTGGCCGCCGCGGCACGCTCCGCGGGTGTGCCGGTCGTCGCGGTGGCCGGTCAGTCGACGCTCGACGCCGCCGAACTCGCCGCCGCCGGCTTCGCCGGTGTCTACCTGCTCACCAGCGTCGAACCGGACGTCCACCGATGCCAGTCGAACGCCGCCGAGCTGCTCACCGAGATCGGACGACGGATCGCTCGGGACCATCTCACCGGGTGA
- a CDS encoding LysR family transcriptional regulator: protein MDARQLRYFLAVVDAEGFGKAAERLYIAQPSLSQAIAGLERELGVALFHRVGRGVVLSDAGKQLIGPARQVIRDLATAQATIDAIKGVARGRVEITSMPSAGIQPLAPIMQRFAAAHPDVTVSVNAAFVPDEVIDAVRTGAVEIGLLGAPDLVRVAELDIVALEDQPLMLFTAPGGPFHGRDHVTADDLDGHRLIASQPGSLMRQLVDHILAQGSQARLVAEVAHRTSILPLVLAGVADAILPAAWKDLAIRAGADVLPIRPTAHLRVVMVSRRTQLTPAARAFIDVAQAYRAERRDRPVA from the coding sequence ATGGACGCCCGCCAGCTGCGCTACTTTCTCGCCGTCGTCGATGCCGAGGGCTTCGGCAAGGCCGCCGAACGGCTCTACATCGCGCAACCGTCACTGTCGCAGGCCATCGCCGGCCTCGAACGCGAGCTGGGCGTTGCCCTGTTCCACCGGGTCGGCCGCGGCGTGGTACTCAGCGACGCCGGCAAGCAACTGATCGGCCCGGCCCGACAGGTCATCCGGGACCTGGCCACGGCCCAGGCGACCATCGACGCCATCAAGGGAGTCGCCCGAGGCCGGGTCGAGATCACCTCGATGCCCTCCGCAGGCATCCAGCCGCTGGCACCGATCATGCAACGATTCGCCGCCGCCCATCCAGACGTCACCGTCAGTGTCAACGCCGCCTTCGTACCCGACGAGGTCATCGACGCCGTGCGGACCGGGGCCGTCGAGATCGGCCTGCTCGGTGCGCCTGACCTCGTCCGGGTCGCGGAGCTCGACATCGTGGCCCTGGAGGACCAGCCGCTGATGCTCTTCACCGCTCCCGGTGGCCCCTTTCACGGGCGTGACCATGTCACCGCCGACGATCTCGACGGTCACCGGCTCATCGCTTCGCAGCCCGGTTCCCTCATGCGGCAGCTCGTCGATCACATCCTGGCCCAGGGCAGCCAGGCCCGGCTGGTCGCCGAGGTCGCCCACCGTACGTCGATCCTGCCACTCGTCCTTGCCGGGGTGGCCGACGCGATCCTGCCCGCCGCCTGGAAAGATCTGGCCATCAGGGCTGGCGCTGACGTGCTGCCAATTCGCCCCACGGCGCATCTCCGGGTCGTCATGGTCAGTCGCCGCACCCAGCTGACGCCCGCCGCCCGAGCGTTCATCGACGTCGCCCAGGCGTACCGCGCCGAGAGACGTGATCGGCCGGTCGCCTGA
- a CDS encoding ABC transporter ATP-binding protein, protein MPHPGERPDTLLRVSHASIGYRVNGAFTRAVADVSFDVAAGETIMLIGPSGCGKSTLLKTIAGFLDLADGTITVAGRRTLAPGPDRAVVFQEFDQLFPWRDVLDNVAYPLRRNGRTKAEAEQQARRYLEMMGLSRALDRHPHQLSGGMKQRVAIARAFALEPVMLLMDEPFGALDALTRARLQAELNAIAKRTGVTILFVTHSIEEAIVLGDRVVVLTDPPSVVREVVTITEEAKVVGSEQYRSVRTHLGSLLHRDGKEADEDVAEFTD, encoded by the coding sequence GTGCCGCACCCCGGCGAGCGACCGGACACGCTGCTCCGCGTGTCTCACGCGTCGATCGGCTATCGGGTCAACGGCGCCTTCACCCGAGCCGTGGCAGACGTGAGTTTCGACGTCGCCGCCGGCGAAACGATCATGTTGATCGGCCCGTCCGGATGCGGAAAGTCGACCCTTCTCAAGACCATCGCGGGATTCCTGGACCTCGCCGACGGCACGATCACCGTCGCCGGGCGACGCACACTCGCTCCCGGGCCGGACCGCGCGGTCGTGTTTCAGGAGTTCGACCAGCTGTTTCCCTGGCGTGACGTACTGGACAACGTGGCGTACCCGTTGCGCCGCAACGGCCGCACAAAGGCCGAAGCGGAGCAACAGGCTCGTCGCTATCTGGAGATGATGGGGCTGAGCCGTGCTCTCGACCGCCACCCGCACCAGCTCTCGGGTGGCATGAAGCAGCGGGTGGCGATCGCGCGTGCGTTCGCGCTGGAGCCCGTCATGCTGCTGATGGACGAGCCGTTCGGCGCCCTGGACGCCCTCACCCGCGCCCGCCTCCAGGCCGAACTCAACGCCATCGCGAAGCGTACCGGGGTGACCATCCTGTTCGTCACCCACAGTATCGAAGAGGCCATCGTCCTCGGCGATCGCGTCGTCGTGCTGACCGACCCGCCCTCGGTCGTCCGCGAGGTTGTGACGATCACCGAGGAGGCGAAGGTGGTCGGTTCAGAGCAGTACCGAAGCGTGCGGACACACTTGGGCAGCCTGCTGCACCGGGATGGTAAGGAGGCAGACGAGGATGTCGCTGAGTTCACCGACTGA
- a CDS encoding ABC transporter permease: MSLSSPTEQQTITPAGGTPVPPTTTTDAAPRRVRDWRWGSMPVWLRRVLVVVLLLTGWQLYVTVSGVNPLLFSSPADVGKALVAGFQNGELLRSTGTTMRVLLLGMLFGSLIAVVLTTLAVWTRFGEDVLVVFSSMLNPLPSIAVLPLAILWFGLSETALVFVVANAVIWPIAINVNTGFRTANRTILAVGRNIGLKRWRMISEVLFPAALPHTISGVKTAWAFGWRTIVASELVFGVAGGGGGLGYFINNSRYYLDIPDVFAGLVTIAVIGLLIDMVFILIERRTVVRWGMKT, translated from the coding sequence ATGTCGCTGAGTTCACCGACTGAACAACAGACGATCACGCCGGCCGGGGGGACTCCGGTGCCGCCGACGACCACCACCGACGCCGCGCCGCGGCGGGTGCGGGACTGGCGGTGGGGATCGATGCCGGTATGGCTGCGACGGGTGCTCGTTGTCGTCCTGCTGCTGACCGGTTGGCAGCTCTACGTCACGGTGTCGGGCGTCAACCCCCTGCTGTTCTCCTCGCCCGCGGACGTGGGCAAGGCCCTGGTCGCCGGATTCCAGAACGGCGAGCTGCTCCGATCGACCGGCACCACGATGCGGGTCCTGCTGCTCGGCATGCTCTTCGGCAGTCTGATCGCGGTCGTGCTGACCACTCTCGCAGTGTGGACGCGTTTCGGGGAGGACGTGCTCGTCGTCTTCTCCTCGATGCTGAATCCATTGCCATCGATCGCTGTGCTGCCGCTGGCTATCCTGTGGTTCGGGCTGAGTGAAACGGCGCTGGTCTTCGTGGTCGCCAACGCGGTCATCTGGCCGATTGCCATCAATGTCAATACCGGTTTTCGGACGGCGAACCGCACGATTCTGGCGGTGGGGCGCAACATCGGCCTCAAGCGCTGGCGCATGATTTCCGAGGTGCTCTTTCCCGCCGCTCTCCCGCACACCATCTCGGGGGTGAAGACCGCCTGGGCGTTCGGCTGGCGCACCATCGTCGCCTCCGAACTCGTGTTCGGCGTTGCTGGCGGTGGGGGCGGCCTCGGCTACTTCATCAACAACAGCCGTTACTACCTCGACATCCCCGACGTTTTCGCCGGCCTGGTGACGATCGCTGTCATCGGTCTCCTGATTGACATGGTGTTCATTCTCATCGAGCGGCGTACCGTCGTGCGATGGGGCATGAAGACGTAG
- a CDS encoding ABC transporter substrate-binding protein has translation MTSTKPRTARRSRFTAVAALAALLLTSTACGSDEATEQASDGMPAKVTIAYQPGLSYAPLILLKQSGTLEKEFPNTTFEWTELSSSAAVQDGMISGDIQVGAGSAAQMILAWDKGVDWRYLASLNDAELWLMAKDERLKSLSDFTGSDKIAMPSLTSIQALVLRKGAQAQLGDAKALDTNIVPMSHPDGLQNLVSGQIAGHLTSPPFQFDEQDQGMRVVLKSSDLFGPIMFNGVFMMNEYYEQNTEFSTKFYSILEKQIGALADNPAAAANDLSTNSGGKTSPESFEKYLTNPAITYTTEPHGLQDIAGFMKEIGMISKTPGSWKDLTFPTVHESAGS, from the coding sequence ATGACTTCAACCAAGCCTCGAACCGCTCGGCGATCCCGTTTCACCGCCGTCGCCGCACTTGCCGCGCTCCTGCTGACCTCGACCGCGTGCGGTTCCGACGAAGCCACCGAGCAGGCCAGTGACGGTATGCCGGCCAAGGTCACCATCGCGTACCAGCCGGGCCTGTCATACGCTCCGCTCATCCTGCTCAAGCAGAGCGGCACCCTGGAGAAGGAATTCCCCAACACAACGTTCGAGTGGACGGAGTTGTCGTCCAGCGCCGCAGTGCAGGACGGCATGATCTCCGGCGACATCCAGGTCGGCGCGGGTAGCGCGGCGCAGATGATTCTGGCCTGGGACAAGGGCGTCGACTGGCGGTACCTCGCCTCACTCAACGACGCGGAGCTGTGGCTGATGGCCAAGGACGAGCGTCTCAAGTCTCTCAGTGACTTCACCGGCTCCGACAAGATCGCAATGCCCTCGTTGACGTCTATCCAGGCGCTGGTCCTCCGCAAGGGAGCCCAGGCGCAGCTCGGTGACGCCAAGGCGCTCGACACCAACATCGTGCCGATGTCTCACCCGGACGGCTTGCAGAATCTGGTCAGTGGCCAGATCGCCGGGCACCTGACCTCACCGCCGTTCCAGTTCGACGAGCAGGATCAGGGCATGCGCGTCGTCCTGAAGAGCAGTGACCTCTTCGGGCCGATCATGTTCAACGGCGTGTTCATGATGAACGAGTACTACGAGCAGAACACCGAGTTCTCGACGAAGTTCTATTCGATCCTGGAGAAGCAGATCGGCGCGCTCGCGGACAACCCGGCCGCGGCGGCGAACGACCTCTCGACGAACTCCGGCGGAAAGACCTCGCCGGAGAGCTTCGAGAAGTACCTCACCAACCCGGCGATCACCTACACGACCGAACCGCACGGTCTCCAGGACATCGCCGGTTTCATGAAGGAGATCGGAATGATCTCGAAGACCCCGGGCAGCTGGAAGGACCTCACCTTCCCCACCGTCCACGAGAGTGCTGGCAGCTGA
- a CDS encoding DEAD/DEAH box helicase, which produces MSSTPVLPDPSAEPPAFTELGLRPELLAALAALGYEEPTPIQREAIPPLLGGRDLLGQAATGTGKTAAFALPLLQRMPDDRAGDDPHALVLVPTRELAVQVSEAFHRYGKDLGARVLPIYGGQPIGRQLRALDAGIDVVVATPGRALDHIARGTLRLGNLATVVLDEADEMLDMGFAEDIEAILEHTPEQRQTVLFSATMPARIDGMARAHLSDPVRILIAREQPVAGEAPRVRQSAYLVARAHKPAALGRVLDVESPTAAIVFCRSREEVDRLTETMNGRGYRAEALHGGMSQEQRDRVMGRLRAGTADLLVATDVAARGLDVEQLSHVVNFDVPSAPESYVHRIGRVGRAGREGVAITLAEPREHRMLKTIERVTGQRITIDKIPTVADLRTRRLELTQAALRESLLEDDLDPFRVIVETLSDEFDLMEVALAAVKLAHEATLPGSDEAEEEIPQVAVRPPREGRSAGYEGRGERRPARPRTAGTTQVFIGVGRRAGVRPQDLVGAITGETGVRGRDIGSIEIADRFSLVEVPVTVADEVIAGLRGSTIKGRKATVRRDRDERR; this is translated from the coding sequence ATGAGTTCCACGCCCGTACTGCCCGACCCGTCCGCCGAGCCGCCCGCCTTCACGGAACTCGGCCTACGACCCGAACTGCTCGCCGCGCTCGCCGCGCTTGGGTACGAGGAGCCCACGCCGATCCAGCGGGAGGCGATCCCGCCGCTGCTGGGCGGCCGGGATCTGCTCGGGCAGGCGGCGACGGGCACCGGCAAGACGGCGGCGTTCGCCCTGCCGCTGTTGCAGCGGATGCCCGACGACCGGGCGGGCGACGACCCGCACGCGCTGGTGCTGGTGCCGACCCGGGAACTCGCGGTGCAGGTCTCCGAGGCGTTCCACCGCTACGGCAAGGATCTCGGTGCGCGGGTGTTGCCGATCTACGGTGGGCAGCCGATCGGTCGGCAGTTGCGGGCGCTGGACGCGGGCATCGACGTCGTGGTGGCCACTCCCGGCCGCGCTCTGGACCACATCGCCCGCGGCACGCTGCGGTTGGGCAACCTCGCCACGGTGGTGCTGGACGAGGCAGACGAGATGCTCGACATGGGCTTCGCCGAGGACATCGAGGCGATCCTGGAACACACCCCCGAGCAGCGGCAGACGGTGCTGTTCTCGGCCACCATGCCGGCGCGTATCGACGGGATGGCCCGAGCGCACCTGAGCGATCCGGTGCGCATCCTGATCGCCCGCGAGCAGCCGGTGGCCGGTGAGGCGCCCCGGGTACGGCAGAGCGCGTACCTGGTGGCGCGGGCGCACAAACCAGCGGCGCTGGGGCGGGTGCTGGACGTCGAGTCGCCCACCGCGGCGATCGTGTTCTGCCGTAGCCGGGAGGAGGTCGACCGGCTCACCGAGACGATGAACGGTCGCGGTTACCGGGCGGAGGCGCTGCACGGCGGCATGAGCCAGGAGCAGCGGGACCGGGTGATGGGGCGGCTGCGCGCTGGCACCGCCGACCTACTGGTCGCCACCGACGTGGCGGCCCGTGGGCTCGACGTCGAACAGCTCAGCCACGTGGTCAACTTCGACGTGCCGTCGGCGCCCGAGTCGTACGTGCACCGCATCGGTCGGGTGGGCCGAGCCGGCCGGGAGGGGGTGGCGATCACTCTGGCCGAGCCCCGGGAACACCGGATGCTCAAGACCATCGAACGGGTCACCGGGCAGCGGATCACGATCGACAAGATTCCCACGGTCGCCGACCTACGGACCCGTCGGCTGGAGCTGACCCAGGCCGCGCTGCGGGAAAGCCTGCTGGAGGACGACCTGGACCCGTTCCGGGTGATCGTCGAGACGCTCAGCGACGAGTTCGACCTGATGGAGGTGGCGCTCGCCGCCGTGAAGCTGGCCCACGAGGCGACGCTGCCCGGTTCCGACGAGGCCGAGGAGGAGATTCCTCAGGTCGCGGTCCGCCCGCCCCGGGAAGGACGGTCGGCGGGGTACGAGGGCCGGGGCGAGCGCCGTCCGGCGCGGCCCCGCACCGCCGGCACCACCCAGGTCTTCATCGGGGTGGGCCGGCGGGCCGGGGTGCGCCCGCAGGATCTGGTGGGCGCGATCACCGGGGAGACCGGGGTCCGGGGCCGGGACATCGGCTCGATCGAGATCGCCGATCGATTCTCCCTGGTGGAGGTGCCTGTCACTGTCGCCGACGAGGTCATCGCCGGGCTGCGGGGAAGCACCATCAAGGGTCGCAAGGCCACCGTCCGCCGGGACCGCGACGAGCGCCGCTGA
- a CDS encoding DUF5715 family protein — MRVPSRSPGHRPGLPVTPARRRPPGTVRPLTAAPPDLAAYRDAVAELLVEVSALAGVSSAKARQVLIDQRLREPAIMQVLDATSQGLIGARETLLLEMARYQPNERSSAADLAALVRIYLLSRVDVMWWRDAATFLTDAEVNHSAELVDLEWLRRRGLLRFQYTEQPRTVVGRGVRALRRRMVPDATPRTAGLLFRRARREVIALLNEIGREFAAATPAGAPPLWVTSLVRSAEHQYRLRRLGYAAMVPSGHCLGWAVDVEMEWHRRFGTRDTLAEVLLNRQRTGEINVVDEGQAWHVCLAPSATLRLRRAYEAEMGS, encoded by the coding sequence ATGCGAGTGCCCAGCCGAAGCCCGGGACACCGACCCGGTCTCCCCGTCACCCCGGCCCGTCGACGCCCGCCGGGTACCGTGCGCCCGCTCACCGCAGCCCCGCCCGACCTGGCGGCCTACCGCGACGCCGTGGCCGAACTGCTGGTCGAGGTGAGCGCGCTCGCCGGGGTGAGCAGCGCGAAGGCGCGTCAGGTGCTGATCGACCAGCGGCTGCGGGAACCGGCCATCATGCAGGTCCTCGACGCCACGTCCCAGGGTCTGATCGGAGCCCGCGAGACTCTGCTGCTGGAGATGGCCCGGTACCAGCCGAACGAGCGCAGTTCCGCCGCTGACCTGGCCGCGCTGGTGCGCATCTACCTGCTGTCCCGCGTCGACGTGATGTGGTGGCGCGACGCCGCCACCTTCCTCACCGACGCGGAGGTCAACCACAGCGCCGAACTGGTCGACCTGGAGTGGTTGCGGCGGCGAGGGCTGCTCCGGTTCCAGTACACCGAGCAGCCCCGCACGGTCGTCGGCCGGGGCGTGCGCGCGCTGCGCCGCCGGATGGTGCCCGACGCCACGCCGCGTACCGCCGGGTTGCTGTTCCGCCGGGCCCGTCGTGAGGTGATCGCCCTGCTCAACGAGATCGGTCGCGAGTTCGCCGCCGCCACCCCGGCGGGTGCCCCACCGCTGTGGGTGACCAGCCTGGTCCGCAGCGCCGAACACCAGTACCGGTTGCGGCGCCTCGGGTACGCCGCGATGGTGCCCAGCGGCCACTGCCTGGGCTGGGCGGTGGACGTGGAGATGGAGTGGCACCGCCGCTTCGGAACCCGGGACACCCTGGCCGAGGTGCTGCTGAACCGGCAACGGACGGGCGAGATCAACGTGGTGGACGAGGGCCAGGCGTGGCACGTCTGCCTCGCGCCGTCGGCGACGCTGCGGCTGCGCCGGGCGTACGAAGCCGAGATGGGGAGCTGA
- a CDS encoding asparagine synthase-related protein: MCGIMLSIGPEADPAIFRRMLGTLAPRGEVTETRHESGLLAGTRRLRVVDRERAVQPWVSADERWLLCYNGEVFNHHELRTELTALGHRFRSGSDTEVVLAAFEHWGERVVTRLRGEYAFVVVERATGRAYLVRDPLGVKPLYWARTPGCLHLASEVKALVRLGAPVGEVPPGHHGWADAEGDPQLRPYVDLLALGAGRPVVADPDEAALLVRAALTDSLRVRMDTDLTVGVVLSGGLDSSLALLHAAQLHPDCVAVTVGVPESPDLVYARRLARELGVAHEVVELRPRDIRLADVREAIRISELTEYGDIINAVVSVPIFRRLRELGVKVVLTGDGSDELFGGYPMYHEVGPEASRRLFLHKIRNLCRTELQRVDRTSMAFGVEARVPFLDLALVELAMRLPIELKLRDGQEKWIVRRAFADVLPDYIRRRPKNPMSYSSGLHERARLYKPLFARLHRSFGYHLLEPVRRDFDSVLMRCGNDLDAALAAGRVRPDYTVLEHARDLVGAAKWNATPIMRRLVSPRRNRGDEAPLPG, translated from the coding sequence GTGTGCGGGATCATGCTCAGCATCGGCCCGGAGGCGGACCCGGCGATCTTCCGACGAATGCTCGGCACGCTCGCCCCACGGGGCGAGGTGACCGAGACCCGACACGAGAGCGGTCTGCTCGCCGGCACCCGGCGGCTGCGGGTGGTGGACCGCGAGCGGGCCGTGCAGCCCTGGGTCTCCGCCGACGAGCGTTGGCTGCTCTGCTACAACGGCGAGGTCTTCAACCACCATGAGCTGCGGACCGAGCTGACCGCCCTCGGTCACCGGTTCCGCAGCGGCAGCGACACCGAGGTGGTGCTCGCCGCGTTCGAGCACTGGGGCGAGCGGGTGGTGACCCGGTTGCGTGGCGAGTACGCCTTCGTCGTGGTGGAACGGGCCACCGGGCGCGCGTACCTGGTCCGGGATCCGCTCGGCGTGAAGCCCCTGTACTGGGCGCGGACACCGGGATGCCTGCACCTCGCCAGCGAGGTCAAGGCGCTGGTCCGGCTGGGCGCGCCGGTGGGCGAGGTGCCGCCGGGGCACCACGGTTGGGCCGACGCCGAAGGTGACCCGCAGCTGCGACCGTACGTGGACCTGCTCGCCCTCGGCGCGGGCCGGCCGGTGGTGGCGGACCCGGACGAGGCCGCCCTGCTCGTCCGTGCCGCCCTCACCGACAGCCTCCGGGTGCGGATGGACACCGACCTGACGGTGGGCGTGGTGCTCTCCGGCGGACTGGACAGCTCGCTGGCGCTGCTGCACGCGGCTCAGCTGCACCCGGACTGCGTGGCCGTCACCGTCGGGGTGCCGGAGAGCCCGGATCTGGTGTACGCCCGGCGGTTGGCCAGGGAACTCGGCGTGGCACACGAGGTGGTGGAGTTGCGCCCGCGCGACATCCGGCTCGCCGACGTACGGGAGGCGATCCGGATTTCCGAGCTGACCGAGTACGGGGACATCATCAACGCGGTCGTCTCCGTGCCGATCTTCCGGCGGCTGCGGGAGCTGGGCGTCAAGGTGGTCCTCACCGGAGACGGGTCGGACGAGCTGTTCGGCGGCTACCCCATGTACCACGAGGTCGGCCCGGAGGCGTCCCGGCGTCTCTTCCTACACAAGATCCGCAACCTGTGCCGGACGGAGTTGCAACGGGTCGACCGGACCAGCATGGCCTTCGGCGTCGAGGCCCGGGTGCCCTTCCTCGACCTCGCGCTCGTCGAGTTGGCGATGCGGTTGCCGATCGAGTTGAAGCTGCGGGACGGCCAGGAGAAGTGGATCGTGCGGCGGGCCTTCGCCGACGTGCTGCCCGACTACATCCGGCGTCGGCCGAAGAACCCCATGTCGTACTCCTCCGGGCTGCACGAGCGGGCCCGGCTGTACAAGCCGCTCTTCGCACGCCTGCACCGCTCGTTCGGCTATCACCTGCTGGAGCCGGTCCGCCGCGACTTCGACAGCGTGCTGATGCGGTGCGGCAACGACCTGGACGCCGCGCTCGCCGCCGGGCGGGTGCGGCCCGACTACACCGTGCTCGAACACGCCCGGGACCTGGTCGGCGCGGCGAAGTGGAACGCCACCCCGATCATGCGCCGGCTGGTGTCCCCACGCCGCAACCGCGGCGACGAGGCCCCACTGCCCGGCTGA